One genomic segment of Candidatus Polarisedimenticolaceae bacterium includes these proteins:
- a CDS encoding metallophosphoesterase — protein MRWIVGDVHGCARELEDLLNHIGFSAGRDQLWSAGDLVNTGPDSLAALRLWRDAGGRTVLGNHDVYALLARSGSAPRRRDRLDELFAAADADDLLERLRASPAMHDFGGVLLVHAGLHPRWLDLDAVAARVAAQPHDDGWLRSDDVTFLTRVRCCDAFGERARFTGRPEDAPPPFKPWDAFYTGEDLVVHGHWAMRGFYRSERTLGLDSACVYGGRLTAWCPEEDRIASVPCRSPRGYLV, from the coding sequence ATGCGCTGGATCGTCGGGGATGTCCACGGGTGCGCCCGCGAGCTCGAGGACCTCCTCAATCACATCGGTTTCTCGGCCGGGCGCGACCAGCTGTGGAGCGCCGGCGATCTGGTCAACACCGGACCGGACTCGCTCGCGGCGCTCCGGCTCTGGCGCGACGCGGGAGGACGAACCGTCCTCGGCAACCACGACGTCTACGCGCTCCTCGCTCGCTCCGGCAGCGCGCCGCGGCGGAGGGACCGTCTCGACGAGCTCTTCGCGGCGGCGGATGCGGACGATCTCCTGGAGCGCCTGCGCGCGTCGCCCGCGATGCACGACTTCGGCGGCGTCTTGCTCGTCCACGCCGGCCTCCACCCGCGGTGGCTCGACCTCGACGCCGTCGCCGCGCGCGTCGCCGCGCAGCCGCACGACGACGGCTGGCTCCGGAGCGACGACGTGACGTTCCTCACCCGCGTCCGGTGCTGCGACGCGTTCGGCGAGCGCGCGCGTTTCACGGGCCGGCCGGAGGACGCGCCTCCCCCGTTCAAGCCGTGGGACGCCTTCTACACCGGCGAGGATCTCGTCGTGCACGGCCACTGGGCGATGCGCGGCTTCTACCGCTCCGAGCGCACGCTCGGCCTCGACTCCGCGTGCGTGTACGGCGGACGCCTCACGGCCTGGTGCCCCGAGGAGGACCGCATCGCGTCCGTCCCCTGCCGGAGCCCGCGCGGCTATCTCGTCTAG
- the boxB gene encoding benzoyl-CoA 2,3-epoxidase subunit BoxB yields MQLHEKIPNNVNLSQDKRLLRALEKWLPDYLRWWGEAGPTDYQADEIYLRTAISVDAKGWAHFDYVKMPDYKWGIFLTPPEPDRKIGFGDFYGNPAWQDVPGEFRNALRRIIVTQGDTEPASVEQQRLLCNSAPSMYDCRNLFQVNVEEGRHLWAMVYLLHAYFGRDGREEAEDLLERRSGDVDKPRILSTFNEPITDWLSFFMFTMFTDRDGKYQLYALAESGFDPLARTTRFMLTEEAHHMFVGETGVGRVVKRACELMKQDPNEDVRGQGGIDLDTVQKYVNFWYSSSLDLFGGEISSNAADYFASGLKGREHEEQFGDHIALHGTYRIPILDDGKMAEREVPLRNAMNEVLRDAYIDDNQRGVDRWNRMIKESGIDYTITLPSRRFNRTMGIYAGSHFDPQGHPIDAEAWERRKYEWLPKDSDRAYVQQLMQPVLEPGKMANWIGAPDRGVKGQPIDFEYIRRV; encoded by the coding sequence ATGCAGCTCCACGAGAAGATCCCGAACAACGTCAACCTCTCGCAGGACAAGCGGCTCCTGCGCGCGCTCGAGAAGTGGCTCCCGGATTACCTGAGGTGGTGGGGCGAGGCCGGGCCGACCGACTACCAGGCCGACGAGATCTATCTGCGCACCGCGATCTCGGTCGACGCGAAGGGTTGGGCGCACTTCGACTACGTGAAGATGCCCGACTACAAGTGGGGCATCTTCCTCACGCCGCCCGAGCCCGACCGGAAGATCGGCTTCGGCGATTTCTACGGGAACCCCGCTTGGCAGGACGTCCCCGGCGAGTTCCGGAACGCCTTGCGCCGCATCATCGTGACGCAGGGCGACACCGAGCCGGCCTCGGTCGAGCAGCAGCGCCTCCTGTGCAACAGCGCCCCCTCGATGTACGACTGCCGCAACCTCTTCCAGGTCAACGTCGAGGAGGGGCGCCACCTCTGGGCGATGGTCTACCTGCTCCACGCCTACTTCGGCCGCGATGGACGCGAGGAGGCCGAAGACCTGCTCGAGCGCCGCTCGGGCGACGTCGACAAGCCGCGGATCCTCTCGACCTTCAACGAGCCGATCACGGACTGGCTCTCCTTCTTCATGTTCACGATGTTCACCGACCGCGACGGCAAGTATCAGCTGTACGCGCTCGCCGAGAGCGGCTTCGACCCGCTCGCCCGCACGACGCGCTTCATGCTCACCGAAGAGGCGCACCACATGTTCGTCGGCGAGACGGGGGTCGGGCGCGTCGTGAAGAGAGCGTGCGAGCTCATGAAGCAGGACCCGAACGAGGACGTGCGAGGCCAGGGCGGGATCGACCTCGACACCGTCCAGAAGTACGTGAACTTCTGGTACTCCTCGAGCCTCGACCTCTTCGGCGGCGAGATCTCGTCGAACGCGGCGGACTACTTCGCGTCGGGGTTGAAAGGCCGCGAGCACGAGGAGCAGTTCGGCGACCACATCGCGCTCCACGGCACGTACCGGATCCCGATCCTGGACGACGGCAAGATGGCGGAGCGCGAGGTTCCCTTGCGGAACGCGATGAACGAGGTCCTTCGGGACGCCTACATCGACGATAACCAGCGCGGCGTCGACCGCTGGAACCGGATGATCAAGGAGAGCGGGATCGATTACACGATCACGCTCCCGAGCCGCCGCTTCAATCGGACGATGGGGATCTACGCCGGATCCCACTTCGATCCGCAGGGGCATCCGATCGACGCGGAGGCGTGGGAGCGGCGCAAGTACGAGTGGCTGCCGAAGGACTCCGACCGCGCGTACGTGCAGCAGCTCATGCAGCCGGTCCTCGAGCCCGGCAAGATGGCGAACTGGATCGGCGCGCCCGACCGCGGCGTCAAGGGGCAGCCGATCGACTTCGAGTACATCCGGCGGGTCTAG
- the boxC gene encoding 2,3-epoxybenzoyl-CoA dihydrolase, whose product METTTNPDPVTFARTPDTYQHWKLAIDGEIARLTMAVQEDKPLRPGYRLKLNSYDLGVDIELYDAVQRLRFEHPGVRCVVIGGANDRVFCAGANINMLATSSHAFKVNFCKFTNETRLAIEDASAHSGQKYLAALNGICAGGGYELALACDEIILVDDGNSAVSLPEVPLLGVLPGTGGLTRLVDKRKVRRDLADVFCTIAEGVKGKRAISWGLVDEIATRSRFADAVSRRAAALAAASPARSKRGIALTPLASSRDGDTIRWEHVALAIERDKRVATLTVAGPASGVPLDAAAARAAGASWWPLQAFREIDEALLHLRHNEDEIGLVLLRTQGDLVTCLAVDRALAEGAGDWFVDEVRFFVARVLRRLDLTARSFFALVEPGSCFAGTLFELALAADRSYMLADNDRPVAIAVTPMNGGAYPMSHGLSRLAVRFQGKPGAAEDLLAAPRAYDPTDAEEAGLVTVVADEIDYDDEVRVAIEERVSLSPDALTGLEASLRFPGAENADSKIFARLSAWQNWVFQRPNAVGERGALTLYGKPERPAFDFRRT is encoded by the coding sequence TTGGAGACGACCACGAACCCCGATCCGGTCACCTTCGCGCGCACGCCGGACACCTACCAGCACTGGAAGCTCGCGATCGACGGTGAGATCGCGCGCCTGACGATGGCCGTTCAGGAGGACAAGCCCCTCCGGCCCGGCTATCGGCTCAAGCTGAACTCCTACGACCTCGGCGTCGACATCGAGTTGTACGACGCCGTCCAGCGTCTCCGCTTCGAGCACCCCGGAGTGCGGTGCGTCGTGATCGGCGGCGCGAACGACCGGGTCTTCTGCGCCGGCGCCAACATCAACATGCTCGCGACCTCGTCCCACGCCTTCAAGGTCAACTTCTGCAAGTTCACGAACGAGACGCGCCTCGCCATCGAAGATGCGTCGGCGCATTCGGGGCAGAAGTACCTCGCGGCGTTGAACGGGATCTGCGCCGGCGGCGGCTACGAACTGGCGCTCGCGTGCGACGAGATCATCCTCGTCGACGACGGCAACTCCGCGGTGAGCCTTCCCGAGGTGCCGCTCCTCGGCGTCCTTCCCGGGACCGGTGGTCTGACGCGCCTCGTCGACAAGCGCAAGGTGCGCCGCGATCTCGCCGACGTCTTCTGCACGATCGCGGAAGGGGTCAAGGGGAAGCGCGCCATCTCCTGGGGACTGGTCGACGAGATCGCGACGCGCAGCCGGTTCGCCGACGCGGTGAGCCGCCGTGCCGCCGCCCTCGCCGCCGCATCGCCGGCACGGTCGAAGCGCGGCATCGCGCTCACGCCGCTCGCCTCCAGCCGCGACGGCGACACGATCCGGTGGGAGCACGTCGCGCTCGCGATCGAGCGCGACAAGCGGGTCGCGACCCTCACGGTCGCCGGACCCGCCTCCGGCGTTCCCCTCGATGCCGCGGCCGCGCGTGCCGCCGGGGCGTCGTGGTGGCCGCTCCAGGCGTTCCGCGAAATCGACGAAGCGCTCCTCCACCTCAGGCACAACGAGGACGAGATCGGGCTCGTGCTGCTGCGAACGCAGGGCGACCTCGTGACTTGCCTCGCGGTCGACCGCGCCCTCGCGGAGGGCGCCGGCGACTGGTTCGTCGACGAGGTGAGGTTCTTCGTTGCGCGCGTCCTCCGCCGGCTCGACCTGACCGCGCGGAGCTTCTTCGCGCTCGTCGAGCCCGGCTCGTGCTTCGCGGGGACGCTCTTCGAGCTGGCCCTCGCCGCCGACCGCTCCTACATGCTCGCCGACAACGACCGGCCGGTCGCGATCGCCGTGACGCCGATGAACGGCGGCGCCTACCCGATGTCCCACGGCCTCTCGCGGCTCGCCGTCCGTTTCCAGGGAAAGCCGGGAGCCGCCGAGGATCTCCTCGCAGCGCCCCGCGCGTACGATCCGACGGACGCGGAGGAGGCCGGCCTCGTGACCGTCGTGGCCGACGAGATCGACTACGACGACGAGGTGCGCGTCGCGATCGAGGAGCGCGTGAGCCTCTCTCCCGACGCGCTCACCGGGCTCGAGGCGAGCCTCCGCTTCCCCGGGGCCGAGAACGCGGACAGCAAGATCTTCGCGCGCCTCTCGGCGTGGCAGAACTGGGTCTTCCAGCGTCCCAACGCCGTCGGCGAGCGCGGCGCGCTCACCCTCTACGGCAAGCCCGAGCGGCCCGCCTTCGACTTCCGGAGAACGTGA
- a CDS encoding shikimate kinase has translation MPRGDYLPLMAARIRRLREGRGWSRPDLASRSGLSVRYLARIEAGDGNVSLLRLADLAEALGTTPEVLLRAPRPRSPLVVLVGMRGAGKSTVGPLLAAALGRPFVEMDERVQDAAGLPLDQIFELHGERHYRRLERETLQAILDEARPAVVAAAGGVVNEPASWKALLDRTTVVWLRATPEDHWRRVIAQGDRRPMADHPDAMAELRAVLAARETRYAQAHVVVDTSGRRPASIVKAIVDEVGEAGAA, from the coding sequence ATGCCTCGCGGTGACTACCTGCCGCTCATGGCGGCGCGCATCCGGCGGCTCCGCGAGGGCCGCGGCTGGAGCCGTCCCGATCTCGCGTCGCGCTCCGGCCTCTCCGTCCGTTACCTCGCGCGCATCGAAGCCGGGGACGGCAACGTCTCCCTCCTCCGCCTCGCGGATCTCGCCGAGGCGCTCGGCACAACCCCCGAGGTCCTCTTGCGCGCGCCGCGGCCGCGGAGCCCGCTCGTCGTCCTGGTCGGCATGCGCGGGGCCGGCAAGAGCACGGTCGGTCCGCTGCTCGCCGCCGCCCTCGGCCGCCCGTTCGTCGAGATGGACGAGCGCGTCCAGGACGCCGCCGGGCTTCCTCTGGATCAGATCTTCGAACTGCACGGCGAGCGTCACTACCGCCGCCTCGAGAGGGAAACGCTCCAGGCGATCCTCGACGAGGCGCGGCCGGCCGTCGTCGCCGCGGCGGGAGGCGTCGTCAACGAGCCCGCCTCCTGGAAGGCTCTCCTCGACCGCACGACGGTCGTCTGGCTCCGCGCGACACCCGAGGACCACTGGCGCCGCGTGATCGCGCAGGGCGACCGCCGGCCGATGGCCGACCATCCCGACGCGATGGCCGAGCTTCGCGCGGTGCTCGCCGCCCGCGAGACCCGCTACGCGCAGGCGCACGTCGTCGTCGACACCTCGGGACGCCGGCCCGCTTCGATCGTGAAGGCGATCGTCGACGAGGTCGGCGAGGCGGGCGCCGCGTGA
- the amrB gene encoding AmmeMemoRadiSam system protein B produces the protein MSADVLGPAVAGSWYPSDRDALAGLVDRLLEKAEGGAARAVIAPHAGYAYSGPLAAAALRALETSGLRRVILLGPSHHHGFAGAAVPRAARACRTPLGDLPIDREAVLSLAEQPGFRADDRVFVREHALESELPFLQRLLAETPAIVPILLGGGATIDDAAAVARAVAPFVDAATRVVVSSDFTHYGTRFDYVPFADAVPERIAALDRGALQAIEAGDATGFARYVDATGATICGRRAIDVLLRLPAGARGGRTVAYDTSGRQTGTWDHSVSYAAVELFP, from the coding sequence GTGAGCGCCGACGTTCTCGGTCCGGCCGTCGCGGGGTCGTGGTACCCGTCCGATCGCGACGCGCTCGCCGGGCTCGTCGATCGCCTGCTCGAGAAGGCGGAGGGCGGCGCCGCCCGCGCCGTCATCGCCCCGCACGCGGGCTATGCGTACTCGGGGCCGCTCGCGGCGGCGGCTCTGCGCGCGCTCGAGACGAGCGGCCTCCGTCGCGTGATCCTCCTCGGCCCCAGCCACCACCACGGGTTCGCCGGCGCGGCCGTTCCGAGGGCGGCGCGCGCGTGCCGCACGCCGCTCGGCGATCTCCCGATCGACCGCGAGGCGGTCCTCTCCCTCGCCGAGCAGCCGGGGTTCCGGGCGGACGATCGCGTCTTCGTCCGCGAGCACGCGCTCGAGAGCGAGCTGCCGTTCCTGCAGCGGCTTCTCGCGGAGACGCCCGCGATCGTCCCGATCCTCCTCGGAGGCGGTGCCACGATCGACGACGCGGCGGCCGTCGCCCGGGCCGTCGCACCGTTCGTCGACGCGGCGACACGCGTCGTCGTCTCCTCCGACTTCACGCACTACGGCACGCGCTTCGACTACGTCCCGTTCGCGGACGCCGTGCCGGAGCGGATCGCAGCGCTCGACCGCGGCGCACTCCAGGCGATCGAGGCCGGTGACGCCACCGGGTTCGCGCGCTACGTCGACGCGACGGGGGCGACGATCTGCGGCCGGCGGGCGATCGACGTCCTGCTCCGGCTTCCCGCCGGCGCGCGCGGCGGCCGCACGGTCGCGTACGACACCTCGGGGCGCCAGACGGGGACCTGGGACCACTCGGTCTCCTACGCCGCGGTCGAGCTCTTTCCGTGA
- the amrA gene encoding AmmeMemoRadiSam system protein A: MPPLVAAEGAWLLRLARAAIAETFQGEGPLEAALASRPESASLAAVRACFVTLEIRDREGRLGLRGCIGSTEPRRILPEAVALAARQAAFEDPRFAPLSAEELPAVVLSVSALTPLVPASSPTGIVPGRDGVVLVAQGRQAVFLPEVAERHGWDAPELLAQLARKAGLPRGAWQRARLFVFTSERFAEGPLGAGRIHGP; the protein is encoded by the coding sequence ATGCCGCCGCTCGTCGCCGCGGAGGGCGCCTGGCTCCTGCGCCTGGCGCGCGCCGCGATCGCGGAGACGTTTCAGGGCGAAGGCCCGCTCGAGGCCGCGCTCGCCTCGCGCCCCGAGAGCGCCTCGCTCGCGGCCGTGCGCGCGTGCTTCGTGACCCTCGAGATCCGGGACCGTGAAGGACGGCTCGGCCTGCGCGGGTGCATCGGCTCGACCGAGCCGCGCCGGATCCTCCCCGAAGCGGTCGCCCTCGCGGCGCGGCAGGCGGCGTTCGAGGACCCCCGATTCGCGCCGCTCTCCGCCGAGGAGCTTCCGGCGGTCGTCCTCAGCGTCTCCGCGCTGACCCCGCTCGTACCCGCATCGAGTCCCACCGGCATCGTTCCGGGTCGCGACGGGGTCGTTCTCGTCGCCCAGGGACGCCAAGCCGTTTTCCTTCCGGAGGTCGCGGAGCGCCACGGGTGGGACGCCCCGGAGCTCCTCGCGCAGCTCGCCAGGAAGGCCGGCCTCCCCCGGGGGGCGTGGCAGCGCGCCCGGCTCTTCGTCTTCACGAGCGAGCGTTTCGCCGAGGGACCCCTGGGCGCTGGTAGAATCCACGGGCCTTGA
- the cyoE gene encoding heme o synthase — MSEYEPQPLSEAPSVAEAWANVFPRGVGLGAVLRDAAALTKPRITSMVVFTTAMGLFLAHGGIGPARTAALLVGQALLVGSANIFNSWAEREQDGRMLRTRQRPLPAGRLDPWFAFALAIGCGVFAVPILALAINPLTALLGAIAHATYVLVYTPLKRVSPLALEVGAIPGAIPPLMGWTAATGSLALPGFFLFGILFFWQVPHFLAIAIYLEEDYRRGGFKVLTVERGAATAGHRLAAYTLVLVAISLLAQPLGLAGPLYTAAAAVLGAGFVAMAWPGFSGSAGGAWARRAMLYSIAWLTALMVALVAFAR; from the coding sequence TTGAGCGAATACGAGCCCCAGCCCCTTTCCGAAGCGCCCTCGGTCGCCGAGGCGTGGGCGAACGTCTTCCCGCGAGGCGTGGGCCTCGGCGCCGTCCTCCGCGACGCCGCCGCGCTCACCAAGCCGCGCATCACGTCGATGGTCGTCTTCACGACGGCGATGGGCCTCTTCCTCGCCCATGGAGGCATCGGTCCCGCGCGGACCGCGGCGCTCCTCGTCGGCCAGGCGCTCCTCGTCGGCTCGGCGAACATCTTCAACAGCTGGGCGGAGCGCGAGCAGGACGGGCGGATGCTGCGGACGCGGCAACGGCCGCTCCCGGCGGGCCGGCTCGACCCGTGGTTCGCCTTCGCGCTGGCGATCGGATGCGGCGTGTTCGCGGTGCCGATCCTCGCCCTCGCGATCAACCCGCTCACGGCGCTGCTGGGCGCGATCGCGCACGCGACGTACGTCCTCGTCTACACGCCGCTCAAACGCGTCTCTCCGCTCGCGCTCGAGGTCGGCGCGATCCCCGGCGCCATCCCGCCGCTCATGGGCTGGACCGCCGCCACCGGCTCGCTCGCCCTTCCCGGCTTCTTCCTCTTCGGCATCCTCTTCTTCTGGCAGGTGCCGCACTTCCTCGCGATCGCGATCTACCTCGAAGAGGACTACCGCCGCGGCGGGTTCAAGGTCCTGACCGTCGAGCGAGGCGCCGCCACGGCGGGCCATCGCCTCGCCGCCTACACGCTGGTGCTCGTCGCGATCAGCCTCTTGGCGCAGCCGCTCGGTCTCGCGGGCCCGCTCTACACGGCGGCCGCAGCGGTCCTCGGCGCGGGCTTCGTCGCGATGGCGTGGCCGGGCTTCTCCGGGAGCGCCGGCGGTGCGTGGGCGCGCCGCGCCATGCTGTACTCGATCGCTTGGCTCACGGCGCTCATGGTGGCCCTGGTCGCGTTCGCACGTTGA
- a CDS encoding aconitase family protein, with product MTRTEEIVAAHAVGWRGGAPPASGDVVWIRPDRLMTHDNTSAVIARFRASGRAAVADPRRLVVALDHDVQNRSPEHRAKYAAIEAFARSQGIEFHAAGSGIGHQLMIERGHVRPGGLVAAADSHANMYGAEGALGVPVTRSDAAAIWASGLFWWEIPPVVRVRLEGRLPAGSTGKDAALVLCALYPDDANGSSVEFSGPGLATLAADDRLTLANLTTEWGAAACVVDDGAAGPREGYTATITLDLAEVGPHVAGPDTLTSVSPLAAIAPRKIAIRKAYLVSCAGARASDLAAAAAALEGGRVAPGVRLYLSAASAAVEREARAEGSWDALVAAGATVLPSGCGPCIGLGEGLLADGETGISASNRNFKGRMGSPKAACWLASPAVVAASARAGFITGPGGMPARTPPRAIVRHASRAAAVAGPRSPRRVEGRLVTFLRDGVDTDALCPARFVYADATPPEQLASAVLEALDPSFAPSVRPGDILVAGARFGIGSSREQAVLALRALGIAAVVAASLAPAFRRNAWNNGLLAVEAPAFVEALVGRGTATIPGGKLVLDLGAWVARLDDVQAAIVPLPQVALDLLDAGGLDAFVRGAAP from the coding sequence TTGACGAGGACCGAGGAGATCGTCGCTGCGCACGCCGTCGGCTGGCGCGGCGGCGCGCCCCCGGCCTCCGGCGACGTCGTCTGGATCAGGCCCGACCGCCTCATGACCCACGACAATACGTCGGCGGTGATCGCGCGCTTCCGTGCGTCCGGCCGGGCCGCCGTCGCCGATCCCCGGCGCCTCGTCGTCGCGCTCGACCACGACGTCCAGAACCGCTCGCCGGAGCATCGCGCGAAGTACGCCGCCATCGAGGCGTTCGCGCGGTCCCAGGGGATCGAGTTCCACGCCGCAGGCTCGGGGATCGGGCACCAGCTCATGATCGAGCGCGGGCACGTGAGGCCGGGCGGCCTCGTCGCCGCGGCGGATTCGCACGCGAACATGTACGGCGCCGAAGGGGCGCTGGGCGTCCCCGTGACGCGATCGGACGCGGCGGCGATCTGGGCGTCGGGGCTCTTCTGGTGGGAGATCCCGCCGGTCGTCCGCGTCAGGCTCGAGGGACGGCTCCCCGCGGGCAGCACCGGCAAGGATGCCGCGCTGGTCTTGTGCGCGCTCTACCCCGACGATGCGAACGGGTCCTCGGTGGAATTCTCCGGCCCCGGCCTTGCGACGCTTGCCGCCGACGACCGCCTCACGCTCGCGAACCTGACGACCGAGTGGGGAGCGGCGGCCTGCGTCGTCGACGACGGCGCCGCCGGCCCGCGCGAAGGCTACACGGCGACGATCACGCTCGACCTGGCGGAGGTGGGCCCGCACGTCGCCGGCCCCGACACGCTCACGTCGGTTTCGCCGCTCGCCGCGATCGCTCCGCGCAAGATCGCGATCCGGAAGGCGTACCTCGTGTCGTGCGCCGGCGCGCGCGCCTCGGACCTCGCGGCGGCGGCCGCGGCGCTCGAGGGCGGCCGCGTCGCGCCCGGAGTGCGCCTCTACCTCTCGGCCGCGAGCGCCGCGGTCGAGCGCGAGGCGCGCGCGGAAGGAAGCTGGGACGCGCTCGTCGCCGCCGGGGCCACGGTCCTGCCCTCCGGCTGCGGACCGTGCATCGGGCTCGGGGAAGGACTGCTCGCCGACGGCGAGACGGGGATCAGTGCGTCGAACCGGAACTTCAAGGGCCGCATGGGCTCGCCGAAGGCCGCCTGCTGGCTCGCGAGCCCGGCCGTCGTCGCCGCGTCGGCGCGCGCCGGCTTCATCACGGGCCCGGGCGGGATGCCGGCGCGAACGCCGCCGCGTGCGATCGTCCGCCATGCGTCTCGCGCCGCCGCGGTCGCCGGTCCACGTTCCCCGCGGCGGGTCGAGGGGCGGCTCGTCACCTTCCTGCGCGACGGCGTCGACACCGACGCGCTGTGCCCCGCGCGCTTCGTCTACGCCGACGCCACGCCACCCGAACAGTTGGCGTCCGCGGTGCTCGAGGCGCTCGATCCCTCTTTCGCCCCCTCGGTCCGTCCGGGTGACATCCTCGTCGCCGGGGCGCGGTTCGGAATCGGATCGAGCCGCGAGCAGGCGGTCCTCGCTCTGCGGGCGCTCGGCATCGCGGCGGTCGTCGCCGCGTCGCTCGCACCGGCGTTCCGCCGGAACGCGTGGAACAACGGCCTCCTCGCCGTCGAGGCCCCCGCCTTCGTCGAAGCGCTCGTGGGGCGTGGCACCGCGACGATTCCCGGCGGAAAGCTCGTTCTCGACCTCGGCGCCTGGGTCGCGAGGCTCGACGACGTTCAAGCTGCGATCGTTCCCCTGCCGCAGGTCGCGCTCGACCTGCTCGATGCGGGCGGCCTCGACGCGTTCGTTCGCGGGGCGGCGCCGTGA
- a CDS encoding isocitrate/isopropylmalate family dehydrogenase, which yields MKRRSIVALPGDGIGRVVLPEALRVLLAAGFDAEVVPAEIGWECWRRDGEPLPARTVDLLAEHRLGLLGAITSKPPADAQAELPDALRARGLTYTSPILSLRRMFDQDICIRPCRSWPGNPTNFVRRNADGSIEEPPIDIAVFRQNTEGLYTGVEWRDPPSAVRRALAEHPLYAPFRDVVGPDLAISVRIVTRRACRRILEAAFRHARKEGIEAVTLAEKPNVLRATSGLFEEVGREVQTGWPDIRLTSVNIDALLMQLARRPEDHRVIVASNLLGDLVSDAVAGLTGGLGFASSASLGPEVSVFEPAHGSAPRHAHLDPPLANPIAAILAGASLAEAAGRPDAAATIRAAVGRVVAEGRVRTYDMLRLPAGPDAIAAGAASTSAMTDAVIGALGRA from the coding sequence GTGAAGCGCCGGTCGATCGTCGCGCTCCCCGGCGACGGGATCGGCCGCGTCGTCCTCCCGGAGGCGCTGCGCGTCCTCTTGGCCGCCGGCTTCGACGCGGAGGTCGTCCCCGCCGAGATCGGGTGGGAATGCTGGCGGCGCGACGGTGAGCCCCTCCCCGCGCGCACGGTCGACCTTCTTGCCGAGCACCGGCTCGGATTGCTCGGGGCGATCACGTCGAAGCCGCCGGCGGACGCGCAGGCCGAGCTGCCGGATGCGCTCCGCGCGCGCGGCCTCACGTACACGAGCCCGATCCTGAGCCTGCGCCGGATGTTCGACCAGGACATCTGCATCCGTCCTTGCCGGAGCTGGCCAGGGAACCCGACGAACTTCGTCCGCCGCAACGCCGACGGCTCGATCGAGGAGCCGCCGATCGACATCGCCGTCTTCCGCCAGAACACCGAAGGGCTCTACACGGGGGTCGAGTGGCGCGATCCACCGAGCGCCGTCCGTCGCGCGCTGGCCGAGCACCCGCTCTATGCCCCCTTTCGGGACGTGGTCGGTCCGGATCTCGCGATCTCGGTCAGAATCGTGACGCGCCGGGCCTGCCGGCGGATTCTGGAGGCCGCGTTCCGTCATGCCCGCAAAGAGGGGATCGAGGCCGTCACGCTGGCCGAGAAACCCAACGTTTTGCGGGCGACTTCGGGTCTCTTCGAGGAGGTCGGGCGCGAGGTGCAGACCGGCTGGCCGGACATTAGATTGACCTCGGTCAACATCGACGCGCTGCTCATGCAGCTCGCTCGGCGTCCGGAGGATCATCGCGTGATCGTTGCGTCGAACCTCCTCGGCGACCTCGTCTCCGACGCGGTCGCCGGGCTCACGGGAGGGCTCGGGTTCGCGAGCTCCGCGAGCCTGGGCCCCGAGGTGTCGGTCTTCGAGCCGGCGCACGGCTCCGCGCCGCGCCACGCGCATCTCGATCCGCCGCTCGCGAACCCGATCGCGGCGATCCTCGCCGGCGCGTCGCTCGCCGAGGCCGCAGGCCGCCCGGACGCGGCCGCGACGATCCGCGCGGCGGTCGGCCGAGTCGTCGCCGAGGGGCGCGTCCGCACCTACGACATGCTGAGACTCCCGGCCGGGCCCGATGCGATCGCCGCGGGCGCGGCCTCGACCTCCGCGATGACGGACGCCGTCATCGGTGCGCTCGGCCGCGCATGA